A genomic segment from Bradyrhizobium sp. ISRA430 encodes:
- a CDS encoding glycosyltransferase, with protein sequence MKISIVITVYNYERYVGLAIDSALNQTRPADEIVVVDDGSIDGSRQIIAAYGDRIRAIFQANQGNIAAFEVGYREAKGDVLLFLDADDILMPTAIENVVARWNEGVSKVQFNLEIIDGAGTPVGRSFCAFPKSYTSDDVRAEFVRSGTYIWPVMSGNAYSRAFLRQVIPLNPPVGYDGALNTIAPLYGDVVTVQAILGQYRLHGRNISRNDAKGRAQRFPDFPRQIGFRVKEFDILKAHCDRKSVHVQAARPIDNEIVFINYRLASRKLGLSYVGQDADTSSSLLCRGIWLALTKTTQWRAAASHIVWFTALFLSPSWLSYRLIMLRFNRAELLRPLLRFGSVIRRRHA encoded by the coding sequence TTGAAGATCAGCATCGTCATAACGGTCTACAATTACGAACGCTACGTCGGGTTGGCAATCGACAGCGCATTGAATCAGACGCGTCCGGCGGATGAGATCGTTGTCGTCGACGACGGTTCGATCGATGGTTCCCGCCAGATCATCGCCGCCTACGGTGACAGAATTCGAGCGATATTTCAGGCAAATCAAGGCAACATCGCCGCGTTCGAGGTTGGCTATCGCGAAGCGAAAGGCGATGTGCTGCTGTTCCTCGATGCGGACGATATCCTGATGCCGACGGCGATAGAAAACGTCGTCGCGCGCTGGAACGAGGGTGTCTCGAAAGTTCAATTCAATCTGGAAATCATCGATGGCGCTGGCACGCCAGTTGGGCGCTCGTTTTGTGCGTTTCCCAAATCCTATACGTCAGATGACGTCCGCGCAGAGTTTGTCCGGTCGGGAACGTATATCTGGCCAGTCATGTCGGGAAACGCATATTCCCGAGCGTTTCTTCGCCAGGTCATCCCACTCAATCCGCCGGTCGGATACGATGGTGCCCTCAACACGATCGCGCCCCTCTATGGGGATGTTGTCACCGTGCAGGCAATCTTGGGGCAATATCGGCTTCATGGCAGAAATATCAGTCGGAATGACGCGAAGGGCCGTGCGCAACGCTTTCCCGATTTCCCCAGACAGATCGGGTTTCGCGTCAAAGAGTTCGACATCCTGAAGGCGCATTGCGACAGGAAGTCGGTGCACGTGCAAGCTGCGAGGCCAATCGATAACGAGATCGTCTTTATCAACTATCGCCTCGCGTCACGTAAATTGGGACTGAGCTACGTCGGCCAGGACGCGGACACGTCCAGTTCGCTGCTGTGCCGTGGGATATGGCTTGCCCTGACCAAGACGACCCAATGGCGCGCCGCCGCGTCTCATATCGTCTGGTTTACTGCGCTATTCTTGAGCCCTTCCTGGCTTTCATACCGGCTGATCATGCTCCGGTTCAACAGAGCTGAACTCCTGAGGCCGCTCCTGAGGTTCGGCAGCGTCATCCGACGCAGGCACGCCTGA
- a CDS encoding glycosyltransferase, producing the protein MKIALIDPSLFTWPYDLKLAKGLTDIGHATSIVGRQLGQKPSIDEERFLDRHFYPGLQSRFFKKLPRNVQLGLKGLSHAESMARLIRRFRRTPPDVIHFQWAPLAIVDSQFIPQFRRVAPTVLTVHDSNPFNNNPSSRIQRIGALGILQRFDHLIVHTIVARDRLLRVGIPDEKISVIAHGLLTDHIDRPTDEPSARDGRVQILLFGKIKPYKGVDVMFRALALLPREVRAHCLVKIVGWPEMPMEPLFAMVKDLQLEEQVEFDLRFVPEDEVASLVARADVLAFPYRDIDASGVLMLAIAAGRPIVASNLGTFSEWLGDQAEGTLVPPDDPVELSRSLERLISNQDYRGAKSRRMLDLRDSVPTWTSIARLTEAAYAKAGGRVRAPASADHVLQGSRN; encoded by the coding sequence ATGAAAATCGCTCTAATCGATCCATCACTGTTTACCTGGCCGTATGATCTCAAGTTGGCCAAAGGATTGACCGATATTGGGCATGCGACCAGCATTGTCGGGCGCCAGCTTGGGCAGAAGCCTTCCATCGACGAAGAGCGGTTTCTTGACCGGCATTTTTATCCAGGATTGCAGTCGCGTTTTTTCAAGAAACTTCCGCGCAATGTGCAACTGGGACTGAAGGGCCTCAGTCACGCTGAATCAATGGCTCGGCTGATCAGGCGATTCAGGAGAACGCCGCCTGATGTGATCCATTTCCAGTGGGCGCCGCTGGCGATCGTCGATAGCCAGTTCATTCCCCAATTCAGAAGGGTCGCGCCAACGGTGCTGACCGTTCATGACTCGAATCCATTCAATAACAATCCGAGCTCGCGAATACAGCGAATTGGCGCACTCGGGATTTTGCAACGCTTCGACCATCTCATCGTTCATACGATCGTTGCACGCGATCGCCTGCTGCGCGTTGGTATCCCGGACGAGAAGATATCCGTTATCGCGCACGGATTGCTGACGGATCATATCGACCGGCCGACCGACGAGCCTTCGGCCCGGGACGGGCGCGTTCAGATACTCCTGTTCGGCAAGATAAAGCCCTACAAGGGCGTCGACGTCATGTTTCGCGCGCTTGCGTTGCTTCCTCGAGAGGTGAGGGCGCATTGCCTGGTCAAGATCGTGGGCTGGCCGGAAATGCCGATGGAGCCGCTGTTCGCGATGGTGAAGGATCTGCAGCTCGAAGAGCAAGTCGAATTCGACCTGCGTTTCGTTCCGGAGGATGAAGTGGCCTCGCTGGTCGCGCGCGCCGACGTCCTCGCGTTTCCGTACCGGGATATTGACGCATCTGGTGTGTTGATGCTGGCGATCGCGGCGGGCCGTCCGATTGTCGCGTCGAACCTTGGGACCTTTTCGGAATGGCTCGGCGATCAGGCGGAAGGCACGCTCGTTCCTCCAGACGATCCCGTCGAATTGTCCCGGTCGCTCGAGCGCTTGATCAGCAACCAGGACTATCGAGGCGCCAAGAGTCGAAGAATGCTGGATTTGCGTGACTCCGTGCCGACATGGACGTCGATTGCACGCCTGACCGAGGCCGCCTATGCGAAGGCGGGCGGGCGCGTGCGTGCGCCGGCCAGCGCCGACCACGTTCTGCAGGGTTCACGAAACTGA
- a CDS encoding glycosyltransferase family 2 protein: MSRKVLIVIPVLNEASHIETVVRNLARDSLHEDRTIVVADGGSTDGTPDIVRALAKEIDGVLLLHNPQRLQSAGVNLAVRVYGADAQVLVRCDAHCGYPADYVSSLLKTLEERKADSVVVPMDSRGDGYLQKAIAWVSDTKVGSGGSAHRGGKQSGFVDHGHHAAMTIDAFRRAGGYDETFTHNEDAEFDCRLRAIGGRIFLDSDIRLSYRPRSGFLSLAKQYFNYGRGRSRTVRRHPGSLRLRQFLVPTHVALTFCAILLSPVAPVLLALPAAYLAILSLTAMTIAAKHRSIGGLLALPAAVVMHFAWALGFFWGILSIRQTSWQMTPSVS, encoded by the coding sequence GTGTCCAGAAAAGTTCTGATCGTCATACCGGTGTTGAACGAGGCTTCTCACATCGAAACCGTTGTCCGCAACCTGGCCCGGGACAGTCTTCACGAGGACCGCACGATAGTGGTTGCGGATGGCGGCAGCACCGACGGGACGCCCGACATTGTCCGCGCGCTCGCCAAAGAGATCGACGGCGTCCTTCTGTTGCACAATCCCCAGCGGCTGCAGAGTGCCGGCGTCAATCTGGCCGTACGAGTCTATGGTGCCGACGCGCAGGTGCTGGTGCGGTGTGACGCCCATTGCGGATATCCGGCGGATTATGTTTCGAGCCTCCTCAAGACCCTGGAGGAGCGCAAAGCCGACTCGGTCGTCGTTCCCATGGACTCACGTGGCGACGGCTACCTGCAGAAGGCCATCGCCTGGGTCTCGGACACAAAGGTCGGCTCGGGCGGATCGGCACATCGCGGCGGAAAGCAGAGCGGCTTTGTCGACCACGGGCATCATGCGGCGATGACCATCGACGCGTTCCGCAGAGCGGGGGGTTACGACGAAACCTTCACACATAATGAAGATGCAGAGTTTGACTGCAGGCTACGCGCAATCGGCGGCCGGATATTTCTGGATTCGGACATCCGCCTTTCATATCGACCGCGGTCGGGCTTTCTGAGCCTGGCAAAGCAATACTTCAATTATGGTCGCGGTCGATCGAGAACCGTGAGGCGGCATCCCGGATCGTTGCGACTGCGTCAGTTCCTGGTACCCACTCATGTTGCGCTCACGTTTTGCGCCATCCTGCTGTCTCCGGTGGCGCCGGTGCTGCTGGCATTGCCGGCGGCCTATCTGGCGATCCTGTCGCTGACAGCAATGACGATTGCGGCAAAGCATCGCTCGATTGGCGGCCTGCTTGCGCTGCCGGCCGCTGTCGTGATGCATTTCGCGTGGGCGCTGGGCTTTTTCTGGGGGATCCTGTCGATCCGCCAGACGAGCTGGCAGATGACCCCTTCAGTTTCGTGA